The sequence below is a genomic window from Barrientosiimonas humi.
CGTCACCACGCTGACCAGCAGGGCGTAGCCGACCAGCTCGGCCAGCCGGCGCAGGAACTTGCGCGGCCGGAACCGGTCGCCGTGCGCCAGCACCAGGCTCACGCCGACCAGGAAGATGAACGACCCGGCGATGCCGTGCGCGACGTTCTTGCCGGTCTCGCCCTGGGCCGGGGTGCTGTCGATCAGCCCGAGGTCACCCAGGTCCCACACCAGGTGGTAGACCACGACCGCGACGATCGCGACACCGCGGGCCACGTCGATCAGGCCGATGCGGCCGGCCCCCTGGCCGGTCCGCTCGTGCTCGGGGGCCACACGGGTGGCCGGGCTGGTGCTCATGCCCGGTCCGACGTCGTACGCCATCGGCTGGCTCCCTCCCCCTCGTCGCCGCTCAGACCAGGGTGGCCTTCACGTCGGCGATGCGCGAGAGCAACCCGTTGATGAAGGCGGGCGACTCGTCGGTGGACAGCTCGGTCGCGAGCGCCACCGCCTCGCTGATGGCGACGCCGTCGGGCACGTCGTCGAGGTAGAGCACCTCGAACGTCGCGACCCGCAGCAGCGCACGGTCCACGGCGGGCATCCGCTCCAGCGGCCAGCCCTGGCTGTAGGTCGTCAGCGCCTCGTTGATCGGGTGCCAGCGCGAGACGACGCCGCGCACCAGGGTGTCGGTGTGCTCGCGCGGCGGGATGTCACCGCTGGGCTCGGCGATCCGCTGCTCCAGCAGGTCGACGGCGTTGACCCCGCGCTGCTCGGCCTCGAACAGCAGGTCCAGCGCGGCCCTGCGGGCCTTGGTGCGCGCGGTCGGCCTGCTCACTCAGCTGACCCGGCCGAGGTAGGAACCGTCGCGGGTGTCGACCTTGACCCTGGTGCCCTGCTCCAGGAACAGCGGCACCTGGATCACGGCGCCGGTCTCCAGCGTCGCGGGCTTGGTGCCCCCGGTGGAGCGGTCGCCCTGCAGGCCCGGCTCGGTGTGCGCGATCTCGAGCACGACCGAGGCCGGCAGCTCGATGTAGAGCACGGTGCCGTCGTGCTGGGCGACGATCGCCTCCTGGTTCTCCAGCAGGAAGCCGGCGGCCTTGCCGACGGTCGTGGCCGGCACGTGGATCTGGTCATAGGTCTTGGAGTCCATGAACACGAAGTCCTCACCGTCGCGGTAGAGGTACTGCATGTCCGAGCGGTCGACGTTCGCGGTGTCGACCTTGACGCCCGCGTTGAACGTCTTGTCGACGACCTTGCCGGAGAGCACGTTCTTGAGCTTGGTGCGCACGAAGGCCGGACCCTTGCCGGGCTTGACGTGCTGGAACTCCACCACGGACCACAGCTGGCCCTCCAGGTTGAGCACCATGCCGTTCTTCAGATCGTTCGTGCTGGCCATCGTTCTCTTTCGCTCGGGACGGTCCCCGCTGGGCACGCGTGAGCGCCCGGGGATCGGGGTTTCGCCCAGTCTACCGGGCTGCGCCGCCCCCGCCGTACGCCTCACCCGGCTCGGTGGTTGGCCGCGGCCCCGCGGAGGGACAGACTGCGAGGCATGAGCTGGACCCGAGCCGCCGGCGTCGCCGCGATCGCGACCCTCGGTGTCGCCGCGCGCGACCTGACCCAGAAGAAGCACGCGCTGCTGCGCAACTACCCCGTGCTCGGCCACGGCAGATACCTGCTGGAGACCATCGGGCCGGAGCTGCGGCAGTACATCGTGACGAGCAACGACCAGGAGCGGCCGTTCAGCCGCGACCAGCGCTCCTGGATCTACGCCTCGGCCAAGCACGAGAACAACTACATCGGGTTCGGCACCGACGACGACGT
It includes:
- the nusB gene encoding transcription antitermination factor NusB, whose product is MSRPTARTKARRAALDLLFEAEQRGVNAVDLLEQRIAEPSGDIPPREHTDTLVRGVVSRWHPINEALTTYSQGWPLERMPAVDRALLRVATFEVLYLDDVPDGVAISEAVALATELSTDESPAFINGLLSRIADVKATLV
- the efp gene encoding elongation factor P — encoded protein: MASTNDLKNGMVLNLEGQLWSVVEFQHVKPGKGPAFVRTKLKNVLSGKVVDKTFNAGVKVDTANVDRSDMQYLYRDGEDFVFMDSKTYDQIHVPATTVGKAAGFLLENQEAIVAQHDGTVLYIELPASVVLEIAHTEPGLQGDRSTGGTKPATLETGAVIQVPLFLEQGTRVKVDTRDGSYLGRVS